A genomic region of Larimichthys crocea isolate SSNF unplaced genomic scaffold, L_crocea_2.0 scaffold548, whole genome shotgun sequence contains the following coding sequences:
- the LOC113745246 gene encoding poly(rC)-binding protein 2-like, with protein sequence MDSSLVEGGLNVTLTIRLLMHGKEVGSIIGKKGESVKKMREESGARINISEGNCPERIITLAGPTTSIFKAFSMIIEKLEEDISTSMTNSTATSKPPVTMRLVVPASQCGSLIGKGGCKIKEIRESAGAQVQVAGDMLPNSTERAITVAGTPQSIIECVKQICVVMLESPPKGVTIPYRPKPSGSPVIFAGGQAYAVQGQHAIPQPDVSEGPSVSDPIYLQLRSWEAMPPSYFIPLTLFIFLTTTA encoded by the exons GAGGTTGGAAGCATCATTGGCAAG AAAGGAGAATCTGTGaagaagatgagagaggag AGTGGAGCTCGGATTAATATCTCAGAGGGGAACTGCCCGGAAAGGATCATAACCCTCGCAGGACCCACCACCTCCATTTTTAAAGCCTTCTCCATGATCATTGAGAAACTGGAGGAG GACATTAGCACCTCAATGACTAACAGTACGGCCACCAGCAAACCACCGGTCACCATGCGCCTTGTTGTGCCTGCCAGTCAGTGTGGCTCGCTTATTGGCAAAGGTGGCTGCAAGATCAAGGAGATCAGAGAG TCAGCAGGAGCTCAGGTACAAGTAGCAGGGGACATGTTGCCCAACTCAACAGAGCGTGCCATCACCGTTGCAGGGACCCCACAGTCCATTATCGAGTGTGTCAAGCAGATCTGTGTCGTCATGCTTGAG TCTCCACCAAAGGGAGTGACCATCCCGTACAGACCCAAACCCTCAGGCTCTCCTGTCATCTTTGCAGGTGGTCAg GCATACGCTGTCCAAGGGCAGCACGCCATTCCACAGCCTGATGTAAGTGAAGGGCCCTCTGTAAGTGATCCAATATATTTGCAACTTCGGTCCTGGGAAGCCATGCCACCTTCTTATTTCATCCctctgactttatttatttttttaaccaccaCTGCCTGA